Sequence from the Bremerella volcania genome:
AAGGCACGCAGCCGCTGACCGACTATCAGTTGGCGACCCGCTTGAGTTACTTCCTGTGGAGCACCATGCCCGACGAGGAACTGCTGCAGCAGGCCTGGAAGGGAACGCTCCGGCAGAACCTCGACGTGCAAGTCGAGCGGATGCTGGCCGATCCGAAAGCAAAACAACTCACCGAGAACTTCGCCGGGCAGTGGCTTGAAATGCGAAAGCTCGAGATCGTTCAGCCCGATCGGAATCGCTTCGGCAGCTTCAATCACAAGCTTGCCGCCGATATGCGTACCGAAACGGAAATGTTCTTCCAGTCGATCATCGATGAAGATCGCAGCGTGCTCGATCTTTTGGGTGCGGATTACACGTTCCTGAATCAACGTCTGGCCGAGCACTATGGAATCGGTAGCGTCAAAGGAGATCACTTCCGACGTGTCGAGCTAGGCGATGGTCGTCGAGGCGGCATTCTCACCCAAGCCAGCGTGCTGACGGTGACCTCCAATCCAACACGCACGAGCCCGGTGAAGCGTGGCAAGTGGATTCTCGACAATGTACTCGGTACGCCCCCGCCTGAAGCGCCGGCCGATGTGCCATCGCTGGAATCACAAAAGAAGCTGACCGGCAGCCTACGTGAACAGATGAAGCAGCATCGCGAGAACGCGGCTTGTGCTTCGTGCCATGCCCGCATGGATCCGATTGGTTTCGCTTTGGAAAACTACGATGCGATCGGCAGATGGCGGACCAAGGACGCCGGCTTCGCCATCGACGCAACTGGTGAGATGCCTGGCGGACGCAAGGTCGACGGAGCGGGCGGCTTGAAGAAGCTGTTGTTGGAAGACAAGAAGGACGACTTCGTTCATAACCTGATCTCCAAGACGACAACGTACGCCTTGGGGCGAGGCGTGGAATATTACGACGAGTGTGCGATCCAGGCCGTGAAGGTCGAACTGGAGAATAGCGGTTACCGCTTTTCCTCGATGATCAAGGCCATCGTTCATAGTGATCCATTTCAAAAACGCGGTGGCTAAGGGAGACCTATTCGATGTCTAGCACAATGCTCAGTCGGCGAATGATTTTGCGTGGCCTTGGTACCGCGGTGGCGATGCCTTGGCTGGAAAGCGTTTGCCCGGAAGCCCGCGCCGCCAACGTCGATTCCTCCAACGTCAAACCGCCGGTGCGGATGGGGTTCTTCTACGTTCCTAACGGCATGCATATGCCGGACTGGAAGCCAAAGTACGAAGGAGAACTCAAAGAACTAACTCCCACGCTCTCGCACTTGGCGAAACACCGCAGCGAGATCATGCCGATCTCCGGTTTTGAACTGCACAACGGTTGGGCCCTGGGGGATGGCGGCGGAGACCACGCACGCAGTGTGGCTTCCTTTTTGACCGGTGCCCATCCCTTCAAGACAGGCGGCGCCGATATCCGTAATGGAGTCTCGGTCGATCAGTTCGCCGCGGCTCGAATTTCCCATCTGACCAAGTTCCCGTCGCTCGAATTGGGGCTGGAACCAAGTGCCCAGTCAGGCAGCTGTGATACCGGGTACAGCTGCGTCTATTCGTCGAATCTCAGCTGGCGTAGCGATACCAATTATGTCGCCAAAGAAGTTAATCCGCAGGCCCTGTTCGATCGGCTGTTTGGCAATGGCGAGTCGCAGGAGCAAGCCGAAAGTCAGGCGATCCGCAACCGCCGCAAAAAAAGTGTCCTCGATTTCGTCCTGAACGATGCCAAGCGTCTTCAGTACCGTCTGGGGGAAGTCGATCGCCGCAAAATGGATGAATACTTGCATGCGGTGCGGGACGTCGAACGCCGCGTTTCCCACAGCATCAAGCTGGAAGGGAAGGAAGTCGAGATGCCGGACTACGCTCGTCCAAGTGGCGTACCGGCTGAATTTGAAGAGCATTGCCGTTTGATGCTCGATATGATCGTGCTCGCGTTTCAGACAGACTCGACGCGGATTGCGACCTTCATGATGACCAATGCGAGCAGCAATCGTCCTTACCCTCAAGTCGGCGTGAGTGAAGGGCACCACGATCTTTCACATCACCAGAACGACGACGCCAAGCAGAAGAAGATCTCGAAGGTCAACGCCTTTCATGCCAAGCAGTTCGATTATCTGCTGACCAAGATGCGGGAGGTCAAGGAAGGGGACGGCACGCTGCTGGATAACTCGATGTTGCTATATGGCAGCGGCATCTCGGACGGAAACCGCCACAATCATGACGATCTACCGATCTTGCTGGCCGGCCGGGGTGGCGGCGCACTGAAGCCGGGGCGGCACGTCCGCGTGGCGGATAAGACTCCACTGTGCAACTTGTACGTTACGATGCTCGAAACCATGGGCATCAGCGCCGACAAGTTCAGCGACTCCAATGGCCGGGTAACCAACCTCGGATAGGTCCAGCCTGTCTAATCGTTACGACCCCTTCACAATGCCCTGCGGTAGGGCGTTCCCTGGCACGCACTTGGACGAAAATCCCTCCCTGCGTATATGATGAAAGAAAGGCGTCTTTCTTTCCTGTTTGGTTGGGGTGCTTGTGCATTCTGTTCGCGCTTGGCTAATTCGATCGCTTCTGTTCTCGGCGTGCGCGCTGGGGACGTCTCTTGCCGTGCGCGCGGAGAAGCCGGCGACCGACTTCGCTCGGGACGTGCAGCCGATCCTGGCTCAGCACTGCTACGCTTGTCACGGCCCTGACGCGGCCACGCGGAAGGCCGATTTGCGGCTCGATCAGCGCGATAGTGCGTTGGAGAAGGTCTCGCCTGGGCATTCCGGTGCTAGTGAACTCTATCGACGTTTAGTTTCCAGCGATCCCGATGTTCGCATGCCGCCTCCTGGCGAGCAGCACCAGCCGAGCCTGGAAGAGATTGCCACGCTCAAACGCTGGATCGAAGCAGGCGCCCCGTGGCAAGAGCTATGGAGCCTGCAGCCGATCACGCGTCCGAGCATACCTTCGGTCGAACGTCAGGATTGGCCGACGAATGATATCGACTATTTCACGCTGGCCGAGATGGAAGCCAACCGCGTGTGGCCAGCAGGCTTTGCTTCCCGTTATGCCTGGCTGCGCCGGGTTACCTTCGACCTGACCGGCTTGCCACCTTCGCCCGCTGAGATTGATGCTTTCGTTTCTGACACGTCATCCCAGGCCGAGCGGAAAGTCATCGATCGTTTGCTCGCGTCGCCTGCCTATGGCGAGAACTTCGCTCGCCGTTGGCTCGACTTGGCTCGATACGCGGACACGCATGGGTATAACGTCGACAGTCATCGCGACATGTGGCGTTATCGCGAATGGGTGATTGAGTCGCTCAACGCAAACATGCGGTTCGATCAATTCACGATCGAGCAACTCGCCGGCGATCTGCTTCCCAACCCGACGGTCGATCAACTTACGGCGACCGGGTTTCATCGGAACCTGCCGGTGAATGACGAGAATGGGGCGTTCGCCGAAGAGTATCGTCATGCGTACGTCGTCGATCGCGTGAACACGACCGGCAGTGTCTGGCTGGGGATGACGCTCGGTTGTGCCCAGTGCCACGATCATAAGTACGATCCAATCTCGCAGCGTGACTTCTATCAGTTGGCTGCCTTCTTTGACAACATCGACGAGAAAGGGCTCGACGGGCAATACGGTAACGCTGGGCCCGTCATTAAAAGCCCCACGCGAGAACAGCAAGAGAAACTGGCCGATCTCGAAACAAAGCTAGGCCAGCTTCGCCAGCCGTATGCCGATTATCTGACGACGGACGATCCGCTGATGATCGGTTGGGAAACGAAAGCCAGAGAGGAGGGTCGAGCCGAAGTCGTTTCGCAGGAGAAGCTGCTCGCTAAGCTTGACTTCGATACGACATCTCCTTTTCCAAGTGGCATTCGCCTGGTTGGTGACGGCTCCTACGTGACCGGCAAGCAAGGCCAAGCCCTGGTTGCTGGCGGAAATATGCGGCTAAATCTACTTCGTGATCCCCAAGGGCCTCTTTCCGTTGCCGCATGGCTTTATCCGACCGTCACGCGTCCGCAAGTTCTTTATGCTTTGCGCTGCGATAATGGCGACATGCTGCAGTTGGTCCAAGCAAAAGACAAGTTCACGCTTACTTCGGTCAAGGCAGATGACACGGTCATCACGCGGGAGGCGGCTTGCGACCCATGGGAAACCAACGTTTGGCAGCATGTGGCGTTTGCGATCGATCCAAGTGCCCCTGGAGACGCCCGTGTTTGGATGAATGGCAAGCGTCTTTCGTGGCAGTTGCCAACAACTACCTCATTGGATGAAGACGAGGTTGACGATTCCCAAGGGGAGTGGCTCTTCGCTATTCGTGGGCTGTTGGACGACGTGCGGATCGATGCACGTATCTGGTCCAATCGCGAGGCAACGATTCTGGCGGAAGACGACCCGATCTCGGCACTGCTCGCCAAAGCACCCCGCGAGCGTACGGAAACGCAATCAATTCGTCTCAAGACGTTCTATCTGCGTGAGACGAACGAAAACTTCGTTCGTCTGGAACAGCAGATGGAAGATTTGCGGCGGAAGATCGAACTTCTGTGGCGAGAGTTTCCGGAGACGATGGTGATGCGCGAGCGAGAAGAACCACGCGTCACGCATGTTCGTATTCAAGGTCAATGGGATCAGCTTGGTGATGTCGTGAAGCCCGGCGTACCACGGCAGTTGTACGATGGCAATGCCCGCGGACGTGGCGATCGTCTGCAGTTGGCCAAATGGCTGGTCTCGGCTGGCAATCCGCTGACAGCCCGAGTTGTCGTGAATCGCACCTGGCAACACTACTTCGGCACTGGGCTGGTGAAGACGATCGATGACTTTGGGACGCGCGGAGAACTACCAACCCATCCGGAATTGCTCGACTATCTTGCCAGCGAGTTGATCGATAGTGGATGGGACATGAAGCATCTGCACCGCCTGATTGTCAGCAGCAGCACGTATCGGCAATCCAGTTCAGTCAGTAAGGCACGTTATGAAGCCGATCCCGAGAATCGCTTTCTTGCCCGAGGCCCACGGTTGCGTCTGACAGGCGAAGAGCTCCGAGATCAAGCACTTGCGGCCAGTGGGCTGTTGGTGCGGCAAATCGGCGGTGTGAGCGTCAAGCCGTATCAGCCGCCGGGCCTATGGGAAGAGCTTTCTAAGGGAAGCGAGTTCACCGCCCAGCGATTCGTGCAGGATCATGGCGACCGGCTTTATCGTCGAAGTCTGTACACGTACTGGAAGCGATCGAGCCCGCCGCCCAACATGATCGCCTTCGATGCACCAAACCGCGAGATCTGCGTCGCGCAGCGAAGCCGGACCAATACGCCGATGCAAGCGCTGGTGCTTTTGAACGACGTGACTTTCGTCGAGGCCGCCAAGGTGTTGGCTGCCGATGTGCTCAAGAATCAGGGTAATCGAATCGACGCGGCCATGGGCGAGGCCTTCCTAAGGGTTCTTTCCAGGCCGATTCGCCCGGACGAACTGGCGATGCTTGAGGCCTTGTATCGACAAGAGCTGCAGAGGTTTACCGACGATCCCCAAGCGATGAACCAGTGGCTGGGCGAAGGAGAAATGGTAGTCGCTGCGAGTCCCGAACTGGCAGCGATGGCAGTGATTTGCCATACGATATTCAATCTCGATGAAGCGGTGATGACTCCCTAAATGCGTGACGATTTCCAACAACTCGCGGACCGTCAAACACGGCGATCATTCCTGGGATCGACCAGCGTATCGCTGGGTGCGCTGGCGATGCACGCGCTCGCGACGAAAGATGTTCAAGGAGCAGACCTTTCATTGCCCCATTTTCCACCCAAGGTGAAGCGGGTCATTTACCTGTGCCAGTCCGGTGCCCCCTCTCAGCATGACTTGTTTGACTACAAGCCGCAGTTAGAACGACTGGCCGGCGAAGAGTTGCCAGAGTCGATTCGAATGGGGCAACGGCTTACGACGATGACGTCCGAACAAGACTCGTTGCCGCTGACCCCCAGCAAGTTCGCGTTCTCCCAGCATGGCGAGGGCCGCATGTGGTTTAGCGACCTCGTTCCGCACCAGGCCAAGATCGCGGATCGCATCTGTCGTATTCGCTCCATGCATACTGACGCGATCAATCACGATCCCGGTACGACGCTGCTGGTCAGTGGGCATACCCTGCCAGGCAGACCGAGCATGGGGAGTTGGCTCAGCTACGGGCTGGGGAGCGAGAACGAGGAACTGCCGTCCTTCGTAGTGCTGGTTTCCCAAGGAAGCGCCACGTTGAACAATCAGCCGATCTTCGATCGTTTATGGTCGAGCGGTTTTTTGCCGTCTCGTTACCAAGGGGTTCGCTTTCGTAGCAATGGGGATCCTGTTCTGTATTTGAACAACCCGGCTGGTATCTCGATGGCTGATCGGCGTCGCGTTATCAAGACCCTGGCTGCATTGAACCAGCGCCAGGCTGCCGAGGTGGGAGATCCGGAAATCGAAAGTCGCACTGCTCAGTACGAGATGGCCTATCGGATGCAAATGTCGATTCCGACTCTAACCGATTTTTCGAATGAGCCCGAATCGGTTTTTGCGGCCTACGGAGACGATGCCAGGAAGCCAGGTACTTACGCTGCCAACTGCCTTTTGGCACGCCGCATGGCCGAGCGAGGCGTTCGATTCATTCAGCTGTTTCATCGCGGCTGGGATCAGCATCGCAGCATCAATGCCGAGCTTCCCCGGCAATGTCGCGATACCGATCAGGCATCGGCCGCGCTGGTTGAAGACCTGGCTCGGCTTGGTCTTTTGGAAGATACGCTGGTCGTCTGGGGAGGGGAGTTTGGTCGAACCGCTTACGCCCAGGGATCGATCGCTGCCAACGACTATGGCCGCGATCATCACAGTCGATGCTTTACCATGTGGCTAGCCGGGGCAGGGGTGAAGCCAGGCTTCGAACTGGGAACAACGGATGAGCTAGGCTACAACATCACCGAAGATCCCGTGCATGTGCACGACTTGAACGCGACGCTGTTGTACCTGTTGGGTATCGACCACACGAAGTTTACGTACCGTTTTCAGAGCCGCGACTACCGACTGACCGACGTGCATGGAAGCGTGGTCAAAAAAATTCTCGTCTGACGGCCAGTCGGCATCTTGTGCTGGTGGCAATGGCGTTTTCGGCGATGGCCACTCCAAATCGATTTGTTCGGACGACTAGGTCGCCCACACCATCCACCACGGCTTTTTCACCGACTGGGGTTTGGGTTTGAACGGCTTGTGCTTGGTGCACGCATTGATTGCTCGTTCGAGGTAGCAGCCTTCGAGGTGGGCTTCGGTCATTGTGGCGTCGGTGAAGTCGGCTTCGTCGACCTTTGCCCCGGTCAAGTCGGCACCGGTGAGATTCGCACCGCGAAGATCTGCCCGGGTAAGGTTCGCGCCAGGCATATCACAGCGCAGATCGCACATGCTGATATCGGCTTCGACCAGGCGGGCACCAGAAAGGTTGCAGTTGTGAAACTTCGCGTAACGTAGGTTTGCCTTGGTAAGGTTTACTTCTTTAAGCGACGACTCGTTGAGTATCGCGTCGGTCATGGTCACGCCGACCATATTGGCACCATCGAAGCAAGCATGCTTCACACTGGCACCCATGAAACTGGCACCTTCTAGGTCCGAGTTCTCGAAAGAGACTTCGTCCAGGTTATCGCTATCAAATACACAACTGCGAAGTACCAACGAGGAAAGGTCAGCACCTGCGAGGTTTTTGCCGACGAGCTTGGCACCGGCTAGTGCGTCTGCGTCGATCTCGTACAGGACTTCTC
This genomic interval carries:
- a CDS encoding DUF1553 domain-containing protein, producing the protein MRAEKPATDFARDVQPILAQHCYACHGPDAATRKADLRLDQRDSALEKVSPGHSGASELYRRLVSSDPDVRMPPPGEQHQPSLEEIATLKRWIEAGAPWQELWSLQPITRPSIPSVERQDWPTNDIDYFTLAEMEANRVWPAGFASRYAWLRRVTFDLTGLPPSPAEIDAFVSDTSSQAERKVIDRLLASPAYGENFARRWLDLARYADTHGYNVDSHRDMWRYREWVIESLNANMRFDQFTIEQLAGDLLPNPTVDQLTATGFHRNLPVNDENGAFAEEYRHAYVVDRVNTTGSVWLGMTLGCAQCHDHKYDPISQRDFYQLAAFFDNIDEKGLDGQYGNAGPVIKSPTREQQEKLADLETKLGQLRQPYADYLTTDDPLMIGWETKAREEGRAEVVSQEKLLAKLDFDTTSPFPSGIRLVGDGSYVTGKQGQALVAGGNMRLNLLRDPQGPLSVAAWLYPTVTRPQVLYALRCDNGDMLQLVQAKDKFTLTSVKADDTVITREAACDPWETNVWQHVAFAIDPSAPGDARVWMNGKRLSWQLPTTTSLDEDEVDDSQGEWLFAIRGLLDDVRIDARIWSNREATILAEDDPISALLAKAPRERTETQSIRLKTFYLRETNENFVRLEQQMEDLRRKIELLWREFPETMVMREREEPRVTHVRIQGQWDQLGDVVKPGVPRQLYDGNARGRGDRLQLAKWLVSAGNPLTARVVVNRTWQHYFGTGLVKTIDDFGTRGELPTHPELLDYLASELIDSGWDMKHLHRLIVSSSTYRQSSSVSKARYEADPENRFLARGPRLRLTGEELRDQALAASGLLVRQIGGVSVKPYQPPGLWEELSKGSEFTAQRFVQDHGDRLYRRSLYTYWKRSSPPPNMIAFDAPNREICVAQRSRTNTPMQALVLLNDVTFVEAAKVLAADVLKNQGNRIDAAMGEAFLRVLSRPIRPDELAMLEALYRQELQRFTDDPQAMNQWLGEGEMVVAASPELAAMAVICHTIFNLDEAVMTP
- a CDS encoding DUF1501 domain-containing protein, which translates into the protein MRDDFQQLADRQTRRSFLGSTSVSLGALAMHALATKDVQGADLSLPHFPPKVKRVIYLCQSGAPSQHDLFDYKPQLERLAGEELPESIRMGQRLTTMTSEQDSLPLTPSKFAFSQHGEGRMWFSDLVPHQAKIADRICRIRSMHTDAINHDPGTTLLVSGHTLPGRPSMGSWLSYGLGSENEELPSFVVLVSQGSATLNNQPIFDRLWSSGFLPSRYQGVRFRSNGDPVLYLNNPAGISMADRRRVIKTLAALNQRQAAEVGDPEIESRTAQYEMAYRMQMSIPTLTDFSNEPESVFAAYGDDARKPGTYAANCLLARRMAERGVRFIQLFHRGWDQHRSINAELPRQCRDTDQASAALVEDLARLGLLEDTLVVWGGEFGRTAYAQGSIAANDYGRDHHSRCFTMWLAGAGVKPGFELGTTDELGYNITEDPVHVHDLNATLLYLLGIDHTKFTYRFQSRDYRLTDVHGSVVKKILV
- a CDS encoding DUF1552 domain-containing protein, encoding MSSTMLSRRMILRGLGTAVAMPWLESVCPEARAANVDSSNVKPPVRMGFFYVPNGMHMPDWKPKYEGELKELTPTLSHLAKHRSEIMPISGFELHNGWALGDGGGDHARSVASFLTGAHPFKTGGADIRNGVSVDQFAAARISHLTKFPSLELGLEPSAQSGSCDTGYSCVYSSNLSWRSDTNYVAKEVNPQALFDRLFGNGESQEQAESQAIRNRRKKSVLDFVLNDAKRLQYRLGEVDRRKMDEYLHAVRDVERRVSHSIKLEGKEVEMPDYARPSGVPAEFEEHCRLMLDMIVLAFQTDSTRIATFMMTNASSNRPYPQVGVSEGHHDLSHHQNDDAKQKKISKVNAFHAKQFDYLLTKMREVKEGDGTLLDNSMLLYGSGISDGNRHNHDDLPILLAGRGGGALKPGRHVRVADKTPLCNLYVTMLETMGISADKFSDSNGRVTNLG
- a CDS encoding pentapeptide repeat-containing protein is translated as MIQIKHRITGEVLYEIDADALAGAKLVGKNLAGADLSSLVLRSCVFDSDNLDEVSFENSDLEGASFMGASVKHACFDGANMVGVTMTDAILNESSLKEVNLTKANLRYAKFHNCNLSGARLVEADISMCDLRCDMPGANLTRADLRGANLTGADLTGAKVDEADFTDATMTEAHLEGCYLERAINACTKHKPFKPKPQSVKKPWWMVWAT